AAGCAGGTGGCAGAGCCCACGGTTCCCACCCCCAGGCTTGCACTCTTTTCTGGCCTGCCCCTTACCAGGTTAAGGGCAGGGGTCATCCCTCCAGGGCCTTTTTCTCCCCAGAGTGGAAACTTCCCAAGTCCCTCTGATCTGATGTAAAGAAACCAGACTGGAGGGTGAGCAGAGTGGGGATTTCTGCCCTGGTTCACAAATATCGAGCCTGCAGGTGAAATGTGGAATCTCCAGAGATTGCCAAGTTTGCTCCTCTGGCCCTTCCTGCATGCCACACTCCACCTTCAGAAGGACCTGTCCCCCTCCCCCTAGTTATCAATCAACTAGTGAGGGGACGCCCCAGAGGCCTGGTGTTCTTGTAGGATACTGAAAGTTGGCTAAGACCAAAGGAATGAAGCACTAATGGTGGATTTCaggcattgtatttttttttcaagtcctttgcccatttaatttttttattttttgaaaaattttttatttttatttatttttattttaatgttacattaaaaaaatatgaggtccccatataccctccacccccctcacctcactcctccccccataacaacaatcacctccatcatcatgagacattcattgcacttggtgaatacatttctgagcactgctgcacctcatggtcaatggtccacaccatagcccacactctcccccagtccacccagtgggccatgggaggacatacaatgtctggtaactgtcctgcAGGCATTGTATTAAGTTGGTGAAGCAAATCAGAGCTTGGGATGGCCAGAGCCGAAAAGACTCAattgccgacctcccatgtgtcACACTTTCTTTTACAGCTGCAGACTTTTCCTTTCCAATGACACCCACAGCacgtcccactccccacacccacagCTCCCCACAATCACCAGCAGGCTGCAGAGAGGACCCGCTGACTAACCAGCAagagctgaggaagagaaaagcagCTGCGGACGCCAGGAGCCCACTGGCACTCACAGCTTTAGGCCTTGTGCTCTCCTGTGGGACAGAAACAATTTCACGAAACATCAGCTTCAGACAAGACCTCTCTGTGACCAGGATGGGTCAAGACACAAACAAGACACTCCAGAATCAGGTCTGCCCAAGCCACAGACATGGTCGACCGCCCCACTCTCTGGGCTAACAAGTGCCTGCCACTTCTTGGTCAGTTACAGCATTAGCCTTGGCCTCACGCTCCCTCCTGGGTACAAATGATGAAGACACACCGTCATAGAATTACCTCTGTTTCCTGATGTATTCAATCCAGAGCAGGGCCTCACTCCCTCAGTTGCTCCCAAATCACCTAGCACCACCTAGATCCCATAAGCCCCTCTCACACCCTCTTACAGGGACACCCAGTGGCTCCCCACGGTATCTGCTCTCCCGTGCTACAATACCCAGTAAGCCCAGCTTGTTCGACCACAGCTGTGCCCCTGGGGGTCTTTGTAGAACCCTGACAGACTGACATCACCAAGTGTCCTCACCATATCACCCCTGCAAGATCCAAAGACAGGCACATCTCCCTTTTGCACGTGAGGAAAGAGCTGCCGAGGACCCGGACTTCCCTAGGGCACGCAGGCGGGCAACCTATCATTTATCGCCGGAATGGGCCGGGAGTGTGAAGGAGCACACTACTAGTAACTAGGCCCGGGGGCGTGAGCCGGGGCTGGCCTGGGCGCACCGCGCACGGTCTCCCCATCACACAGCCAAGAGCGCGGGGGCCAGGCCCAGAGCCGAAGCCCAAGTGTCCCCGTCCCCCTCTGCACTGCCCCGAGCCTGCAGAGTCGGGCACCCCCTGGCCGGCCTTGGCGGCCGGGGCCGTTCATGGCTGGCTAAGGCCCGGGGAACGCCCTGCGGCTGTGGTTCAGGGCGCGGGGGCTGCTCCTGGGTTCAGCACGGCCACCCCCCATGACCGCGGCACCGGGGCTGGTGCTGAGGTTCCAGAGAGCGCCCACGGCGCCGGCCCGGCGTGAAGCCTTTATCCTGCCTGGAGGGGCAACGGTGTTTTTACATAAAAGAAGGGCAGGTGAATGAAGGTGACCCTTTCACCCATGGAAAACTCTTTATTTTAGCCCTTTGTGCTGGTGTGCTTTCAGATGTGGCTCACACGCTTCCCTGCCTTCGTCAACACAGCAGAGACACGCTGCCCCTCATCTTGTCGATAAGGCCATGAGCAGGGACATCCATTACACATCAGAACGGCAGAAGGGATGGGCCCCAGCAGCCCTCTATGGAGCCTTTGAGTCTGGAGGTGGAGACGATCCAGAAAGAAGAGGGCATGTGTGCAGGGGCTGCACCTTCTGAGCACCTGAACCAGCGCAGCACCCCCGGCACCCCCCTGGCCCAGAAGCCCAAGGCAGGTGGCGTTCTCCCACTCCCAGGGACCCAAGTGCAAGCTCTGTGCATGTGGACTCGGTCTGAGGTCGTGTcgctgtcctttcctttctctgcagCTGCCACCGTTCACGTGCTGGGGCACAGGGGGGTTTGGCAGTCAAGGCATACTAAAAGCTGTCTTCTTCGACGCTTTGATACAGGGACGTCTTTGGGGGGTGCTGGGAGAGCCCGAGCTCTCTGACCCTGCACAGGATGGCCCCGGGAGGTTGCATGGTTGCCACTCTGCTGCCTAAGGTGTGACAATTTTTAACTTCTCTGCCCCGGCGCCCACACGGCTCTGCCCTGCGTTCACTCCATCCCCAATGTGTACCAGACCAAGCTCACTAGATGGTGAGCCCTTTGAGGGTGAGAACTCTATCAGTTCATCTCTCTTTCCTCCTAGAGACCCAAGCCTAGTGTCTGGAACATAGTAAATACTCAGTAAAGGCTACACAAATCAAACTGAATTCAGCCAGAAGGCTTAATTTCACCCACAATCCTAAAGCAGTGCAGATGCATTCTGGAAGGCGGTCGTTCTGGGATTgggacagggggtggggggtgctggcTTCGTGACCACTATTTCCACAGGCCATTTGGAGGTTTGCATTCCAGAGTGTAAAGGGGCTGTGAGTCTAAGAGTTagggaggcggggaggggatGCTGCCTGGGAAAGGTCACTGGGTCCTGGTCCATTCCTACACACTCAGTGACCGCCTGCCCTGACCAGGCCCCAGGCTGGGCATGGGAGACACCAGAGTAAAGCCAAGATGCTACCTGGCACAGAGGCGGCCAGCTAGGCACAGCCATAAATGCACAAGGCCCAAGCTGGCCCAGAGGAGCCAGGACGAACTTGCTCTAGGAAGCAGTGATATTAGCAAAAGCAGGAGTTTGAGGGGTACCAGATCACGGAGTGATTCAACAAGGCACGGGGACCCTGAGAGGCCTTCACAAAGGATCAGGGGCCCAGGGGGCAGAATGGAGCACCCCCATCAGAGTCCAGCTTTGGGGGGAGGTGGAAAAGACCCTCAAGGACCCCAGCTGCTACAGATCTTCTCTAGGAATCATATCTTTGCCTCCAAAGCTTTaccaaagaaaattaacaattgACAAGGCAATGGTGGAAAATTACCAGCCTTTCCTCATGGCCTTTCTCTACAGTTTTCAAAATGCTCTCAGGCTCCCCGTCTTGTTTGGACCTCCACATAACCCCATTTggcagatagggaaactgaggccctgcaAGGGCACGTGGGAGCTAGCACCATGCCAGGATAGAACCCAGGGAGCAGGTCCATCTCAGCCCTGGGCGTCGGGCTCGAAGCCCAGTTCCTTGTCGGGCAGGGGATCCCCAGGCCCATCGGGCAGCCCATAGTAcaagtcctcctcctcctcctcgggcTCCTCTGTGCCCGTGTCCAAGGcatcttcctccttcctcctagGGTCCTGCTGCCAGCAGCTGGGCAGGGCTGCCTCCTGCTGCCCCTCTGGGGGCATGTCCCCTGGCGTAGGGGCATCGATCAGGGCGAAGCCACGGTAGCGGTCCTGCTGGCACCTGCAGGTCCAGAGCTCCTGTGGCGGCAGGCAAAGCTCCTCCCCACTGGGTGGAGATGGGTGGGGGCTGCTGTCCTCGCTGGAGCCCACGTCCAGGTCATCTTGGAAGGAGGCCAAGGGTGCAGTGTCCTGAGGACAGGCCAGGGGGCTGCAGCAGTAAAGGCCACAAGGGTGAGGGTAGCTATGAGTTTGACTGCCTGGGACCAAATCCCAGCCTCTACCTGTAAGGCCTGGGGTAGCTCggttagcctctctgagcctcagtttcctcccaaGTAAAGCAGGGGAAATAACAGTATACAATGCAATGGTTGTTTCTAAGGTTACAATGGGTGCAAAGCACTTCataaaatgcctggcacatagtaggagctATTATTATGTTATTATCCAACCCACGTAGTTCATCCACTTCTCTAGGCATTCAGGGGTCTCCTCTGGGCTCTCACAGCCCCAGTCACCCTGGGACATCCCCACCTGGTCCCCAGTCTGCCTCCCCTTTGGACTGGGAGCTCCTGAAGGGTAGGGATGAGCCTGGCATGAGGTTGGTGCCCACTAATGTTaatggaatgaataaatggatgatgCCAGGCACTTCAATTATTTATCCTAACTCCTCCCAACACCCCTGTAAAGTAGGAATGATTATATCCAGGaggggaaattgaggctcagggcaggTAGGACACTTGATCAGGAGCTAGGATCTGACCCTGGGCCTGTCCGACTGCCAAGCCCCAGCTCACCTGCTCCATTACCCCCTCTGCCTCTCACAGGGCCCCGACCCCACTGCCCTCTCCTTACTCCCAAATGAACCCAACCACTCGAGTGGCCCCACACCCCTCTCCCCCTTCACCCTGGAACTGGGcagtccccaccccccagcctccGTGCTCACCTGGGCCCGCTCTGAGTTGGGTTTCTTTCTCGCTCGTCGCCGTCCGAGCCCCGGTGGACCACCACCACGGCCTGCAGGCGGGCCGGAGGCTCGAGAGGACGCCCTTCTCCTCCAGCACTGGCTCCTGGTTGTGGCTGCCCCAACTCAGGGGCCAGCAGGGGATGAGGGTCCTCAGCGTAGCCCATGACCTTCATCTGGATGTGGCTGAAGTCGGGCAGGCTCTGGTCGTAGGCAGCTTCCTCCCACAGCCGGACGTAGGGaggccgggggctggggggggggggtcacgtGAGACAAAGCAGGAGCGCGCACAGGCGGGTGGACAAAGCTTCACTCAACAGACACCCAGTGTCCGCCCTGCCAGCTCCAGGCCTCTGGGGTTGTTACCCTTCTATTTCATAGACAAGGAAATTAAGCGGCAGAGCTTGGGCTCCACCCCAAGTCTCTCCCTCAGTCTTTTATTCGTTTCACTTAATGATTCCAAAGTTCACGCAAGGGTGCAATA
Above is a genomic segment from Dasypus novemcinctus isolate mDasNov1 chromosome 9, mDasNov1.1.hap2, whole genome shotgun sequence containing:
- the BSND gene encoding barttin; this translates as MAEEKTFRIGFIVLGFFLLALGTFLMSHDRPQVYGTFYAMGAVMVIGGIIWSMCQCYPKIAFVPADSDFQGILSPKALDLLENGLAAEMKSPRPPYVRLWEEAAYDQSLPDFSHIQMKVMGYAEDPHPLLAPELGQPQPGASAGGEGRPLEPPARLQAVVVVHRGSDGDERERNPTQSGPSPLACPQDTAPLASFQDDLDVGSSEDSSPHPSPPSGEELCLPPQELWTCRCQQDRYRGFALIDAPTPGDMPPEGQQEAALPSCWQQDPRRKEEDALDTGTEEPEEEEEDLYYGLPDGPGDPLPDKELGFEPDAQG